A part of Melittangium boletus DSM 14713 genomic DNA contains:
- a CDS encoding YiiX/YebB-like N1pC/P60 family cysteine hydrolase: MGWRMLAPLSMLLMAHTVAAGPRPLELKTGDLVFHTSRSRQSQAIQAATHSPLSHVGLVEVTPSGVFVVEAVQPVQRVPFARWKARGAKGRLLVMRPERLSEDARAAAVAEAKRHLGKPYDWRFGWGNEAMYCSELARKAYSAATGVDFGKMERLGSLEVKALGRQLRERYGGTIPSELELITPASLAADERLTVMYSDYVPAR; this comes from the coding sequence ATGGGTTGGAGGATGCTCGCGCCGCTCTCGATGTTGCTGATGGCCCACACCGTGGCCGCTGGGCCGCGTCCACTGGAGCTGAAGACGGGGGACCTGGTCTTCCACACCTCGCGCTCGCGGCAGTCGCAGGCCATTCAGGCGGCGACGCACAGTCCGCTGTCGCACGTGGGGCTGGTGGAGGTGACTCCCTCGGGCGTGTTCGTGGTGGAGGCGGTACAGCCGGTGCAGCGGGTGCCCTTCGCGCGATGGAAGGCCCGGGGAGCGAAGGGGCGGCTCCTCGTGATGCGGCCCGAACGGCTCTCCGAGGACGCGCGGGCGGCCGCGGTGGCGGAGGCGAAACGACACCTGGGCAAGCCCTACGACTGGCGCTTCGGTTGGGGGAACGAGGCGATGTACTGCTCGGAGTTGGCGCGCAAGGCGTACTCGGCCGCCACGGGCGTGGACTTCGGGAAGATGGAACGCCTGGGCTCACTCGAAGTGAAGGCACTCGGACGCCAACTGCGGGAGCGCTACGGCGGAACCATTCCCTCGGAGCTGGAACTCATCACTCCGGCGAGCCTCGCCGCGGATGAGCGCCTCACGGTGATGTACTCGGACTACGTCCCGGCGCGGTGA
- a CDS encoding putative metal-binding motif-containing protein, translated as MSARILLLVGLLALPGIGCRDKGALKVTISFPDFKPGCLRVSIRDALGTSDERTTELTSGLAEKKAGEQVTVAAWREAGWSNSLSVTALAYERSCEGTPVDTQSTTVNVEDGRVAEAELRLVARDADGDGYVAAATNGTDCDDTQDTVHPGQSERCNERDDNCDGQRDEGLSVGQACVNTLGCGGTRACATDGSVECRQTQATFRLYADRDNDGYGAGPAEESCMPSRPGYSSNADDCDDTRAEVNPGASERCDSLDNNCNGQKDEGLGVDEACDESNGCGGKKKCTPGGEIRCVYATEPANHYPDDDRDGYGRNDGAVMTCKPPEGYVLQGGDCNDSNAFTHPGAVELCDQEDNNCDTAKDEGNACPAGGAKWTEYSSGGSDSWKSVSLWDEGRGVWVAGGNKYEVRRPGQSTFETPTSQCAGATSLNAVWASAPDGAALLGGNSGFLGGHIPGGNCITSGAFAAETDVQGLTEVPWPAGKLELHFGGVRNSAGRMFWSDKQTSPSIQDVDKPVYDVHGLSRDALFAVGGTDPMLIVLPGEPRIYRFKTGTAPWTVESIQSGPIPVVNNRLRGVWVVNPRLAYAVGNGGAVLIWDGTTWRTHKSPGSEDLLSVVAFGKRSVYVTTNNGKVFRYGEDDTWTKVYEVPSGKPLHDIAGSSPGNLWVVGDQGKRVHWPD; from the coding sequence ATGTCCGCGCGCATCCTGCTTCTCGTGGGCCTTCTGGCTCTCCCTGGCATTGGCTGTCGTGACAAGGGAGCGCTCAAAGTCACCATCTCCTTTCCCGACTTCAAACCCGGCTGTCTCCGCGTGAGCATCCGGGACGCACTGGGCACGAGCGACGAGCGCACCACGGAGCTGACGAGCGGACTCGCGGAGAAGAAGGCCGGCGAGCAGGTGACGGTGGCCGCCTGGCGTGAGGCGGGCTGGAGCAACAGCCTGAGCGTGACCGCGCTCGCCTACGAACGAAGCTGCGAGGGCACTCCGGTCGACACGCAATCCACCACGGTGAACGTGGAGGACGGACGCGTGGCCGAGGCGGAGCTGCGCCTGGTGGCCCGTGACGCGGACGGGGATGGGTATGTCGCGGCCGCCACGAACGGGACGGATTGCGACGACACCCAGGACACGGTGCACCCCGGACAATCCGAGCGCTGCAACGAGCGGGACGACAACTGCGACGGACAGCGGGACGAAGGGCTGAGCGTAGGACAAGCCTGTGTGAACACGCTCGGGTGTGGGGGCACCCGGGCCTGCGCCACGGATGGGAGCGTCGAGTGCCGGCAAACCCAGGCCACGTTCCGGCTGTACGCGGATCGGGACAACGACGGCTACGGCGCGGGGCCAGCGGAGGAGTCCTGCATGCCCTCACGCCCTGGCTATTCCAGCAACGCGGACGACTGCGATGACACCCGGGCGGAGGTGAACCCCGGAGCATCAGAACGCTGCGACTCCCTGGACAACAACTGCAATGGCCAGAAGGACGAGGGCCTGGGAGTGGATGAGGCCTGCGATGAGAGCAACGGCTGCGGGGGCAAGAAGAAGTGCACGCCCGGAGGTGAGATCCGATGCGTGTATGCCACCGAACCCGCGAACCACTACCCGGACGACGACCGGGACGGTTACGGCCGGAACGACGGGGCCGTGATGACCTGCAAGCCCCCCGAGGGCTATGTCCTCCAGGGAGGAGATTGCAACGACAGCAACGCCTTCACGCATCCAGGCGCGGTCGAGTTGTGCGACCAGGAGGACAACAACTGCGACACCGCGAAGGATGAGGGAAACGCCTGCCCCGCGGGCGGAGCGAAATGGACGGAGTACTCGTCTGGAGGCTCGGACTCATGGAAGTCCGTGTCGCTCTGGGACGAAGGCAGGGGCGTGTGGGTCGCCGGAGGCAACAAGTACGAGGTGCGCAGACCCGGTCAGTCGACATTCGAAACGCCCACGAGCCAGTGCGCGGGAGCCACCTCTCTCAACGCGGTCTGGGCCTCCGCTCCGGATGGAGCCGCGCTGCTCGGAGGCAACAGCGGATTCCTCGGGGGACATATTCCTGGCGGCAACTGCATCACGAGCGGCGCCTTCGCGGCGGAGACGGACGTACAGGGGCTCACGGAAGTGCCCTGGCCCGCCGGGAAACTCGAGCTCCACTTCGGAGGTGTCAGGAACTCGGCGGGACGGATGTTCTGGAGCGACAAGCAGACCAGTCCCTCCATTCAGGATGTCGACAAGCCCGTCTACGACGTGCACGGCCTCTCCCGGGATGCCTTGTTCGCGGTGGGAGGCACGGACCCCATGCTCATTGTTCTGCCAGGCGAGCCGCGCATCTATCGATTCAAGACGGGCACGGCGCCCTGGACGGTGGAATCCATCCAATCGGGCCCCATCCCCGTGGTGAACAACCGGCTCCGAGGCGTCTGGGTGGTGAATCCGCGGCTGGCCTACGCCGTGGGAAATGGAGGCGCCGTGCTCATCTGGGACGGAACGACCTGGAGAACCCACAAGTCACCGGGCAGTGAGGATCTGCTCTCGGTCGTCGCCTTCGGCAAGAGGTCCGTCTACGTCACCACGAACAATGGAAAGGTCTTCCGCTACGGCGAGGACGATACGTGGACGAAGGTGTACGAAGTGCCGTCCGGCAAGCCGCTCCACGACATCGCGGGAAGCAGTCCCGGGAACCTCTGGGTGGTGGGAGACCAGGGCAAGCGCGTGCACTGGCCTGATTGA
- a CDS encoding ABC transporter ATP-binding protein codes for MSEAQVKLLGERREFPPLLAVDGVKVSYGAIQALRGVTLSVGKGEVVALIGANGAGKTSTLRAVSGMLKPVGGRITFKGEDITGAKAHQLVPRGMAHAPEGRGVFPNLTVLENLELGAYLRKDADGIASDLEKSYTLFPRLKDRRKQLAGTLSGGEQQMLAIARALLSRPTLLLLDEPSLGLAPQVTETIFRNLQDVNASGVSILLVEQNAHLALNFAHYGYVLETGEVVMAGAGKALLDSPEIRKAYLGE; via the coding sequence GTGAGCGAGGCGCAGGTGAAGCTGCTGGGTGAGCGCCGGGAGTTTCCGCCGCTGCTGGCGGTGGACGGAGTGAAGGTGTCCTACGGCGCCATCCAGGCGCTCCGGGGGGTGACGCTCTCGGTGGGCAAGGGCGAGGTGGTGGCGCTCATTGGCGCGAACGGCGCGGGCAAGACGAGCACGCTGCGCGCGGTGAGCGGCATGCTCAAGCCCGTGGGCGGGCGCATCACCTTCAAGGGCGAGGACATCACCGGAGCCAAGGCCCACCAACTGGTGCCGCGCGGCATGGCGCACGCGCCGGAAGGCCGCGGCGTGTTCCCCAACCTCACGGTGCTGGAGAACCTGGAACTCGGGGCCTATCTCCGCAAGGACGCGGACGGCATCGCGTCGGACCTGGAGAAGAGCTACACGCTCTTTCCCCGCCTGAAGGATCGGCGCAAGCAACTGGCGGGGACGTTGTCGGGCGGCGAGCAGCAGATGCTGGCCATCGCCCGGGCCCTGTTGAGCCGGCCCACGCTGCTGCTGTTGGACGAGCCCTCGCTGGGACTCGCGCCCCAGGTGACGGAGACCATCTTCCGCAACCTCCAGGACGTGAACGCCTCGGGCGTGAGCATCCTGCTGGTGGAGCAGAACGCGCACCTGGCGTTGAACTTCGCTCACTATGGCTACGTACTGGAGACGGGCGAGGTGGTGATGGCCGGCGCGGGCAAGGCGCTGCTGGACAGCCCGGAGATTCGCAAGGCCTACCTGGGCGAGTAG
- a CDS encoding ABC transporter ATP-binding protein — MSGPLLEAVGVSIQFGGLKALSDFNLSIHAGELQGLIGPNGAGKTTAFNVLTGVYQATQGDVRVGGQRVNGRLPHQINHAGLARTFQNIRLFRALTALDNVKVACRAQTALSDGSVGLGAKFREAMGNYRDWWRAMMLTPGFQAEEVELTRQAERLLEVMGLSHRRDEEARNLPYGEQRRLEIARALGTRPRVLLLDEPAAGMNTREKADLMVLIRKIRDDFQLGILVIEHDMKLVMGICEKITVLDHGETIARGAPAEVRSDRKVIEAYLGDSYLESQGGAA, encoded by the coding sequence ATGAGCGGGCCACTGCTCGAAGCCGTGGGAGTGAGCATCCAGTTCGGGGGCCTCAAGGCGCTCTCGGACTTCAATCTCTCCATTCATGCCGGAGAACTGCAGGGGCTCATCGGCCCCAACGGCGCGGGGAAGACGACCGCGTTCAACGTGCTCACGGGGGTGTACCAGGCCACCCAGGGAGACGTGCGCGTGGGGGGGCAGCGGGTGAACGGGCGGCTGCCGCATCAGATCAACCATGCGGGACTGGCGCGTACCTTCCAGAACATCCGTCTGTTCCGTGCCCTGACGGCGCTGGACAACGTGAAGGTGGCGTGCCGGGCGCAAACGGCGCTGAGCGACGGGAGCGTGGGCCTGGGCGCGAAGTTCCGCGAGGCCATGGGCAACTACCGGGACTGGTGGCGCGCCATGATGCTCACGCCGGGTTTCCAGGCCGAGGAAGTGGAGTTGACCCGCCAGGCCGAGCGTCTGTTGGAGGTCATGGGCCTGTCGCATCGGCGGGACGAGGAGGCGCGCAACCTTCCCTACGGCGAGCAGCGGCGGTTGGAGATCGCCCGCGCGTTGGGGACGCGGCCCCGGGTGTTGCTGCTGGACGAGCCGGCGGCGGGCATGAACACGCGCGAGAAGGCGGACCTGATGGTGCTCATCCGCAAGATCCGGGATGACTTCCAACTGGGCATCCTCGTCATCGAGCACGACATGAAGCTCGTGATGGGCATCTGCGAGAAGATCACGGTGCTGGACCACGGCGAGACGATCGCCCGGGGCGCACCGGCCGAGGTGCGCAGTGACCGCAAGGTCATCGAGGCGTACCTGGGGGACAGCTACCTGGAGTCCCAGGGAGGCGCGGCGTGA
- a CDS encoding branched-chain amino acid ABC transporter permease: MESAAVPAPSRVPASLRGILPVLIALPVLLLAEWALSDSPFAVYLLSVMGVNVILAVSLNIVNGMTGQFSIGHAGFMAVGAYLAGVTSLALKDVAISFLPVAVSDQVFLIVALLVAGLSAALAGFLVGLPSLRLRGDYLAIVTLGFGEIIRVAVTNTEAFGRALGLSGIPQTSSVAMVWFWVFLVVLVSRRIAGSSHGRSLWAIREDEVAAEAMGVNTTGYKVRAFVVSSFFAGVAGGLFAHFVPIINPGSFTFVKSMEVVVMVVLGGLGSTTGAIVSAMVLTLLPEGLRSAFSALAPEGNLAQQVDQIRMPVYGMLLVVLMLARPQGLFGTRELWEVVPRWLTRRRKGM, from the coding sequence ATGGAATCCGCCGCCGTCCCAGCTCCGTCCCGGGTGCCCGCGTCCCTGCGAGGCATCCTTCCCGTGCTCATCGCCCTGCCGGTGCTGCTGCTGGCCGAGTGGGCGCTGAGCGACTCCCCGTTCGCGGTCTACCTGCTGTCCGTCATGGGGGTGAACGTCATCCTCGCGGTGAGCCTCAACATCGTGAACGGCATGACGGGCCAGTTCTCCATCGGCCACGCCGGCTTCATGGCGGTGGGGGCCTACCTCGCTGGCGTGACGTCGCTGGCGCTCAAGGACGTGGCCATCTCCTTCCTGCCCGTGGCGGTGAGTGACCAGGTCTTCCTGATCGTGGCCCTGCTGGTCGCGGGTCTGTCCGCGGCCCTCGCGGGCTTCCTGGTGGGCTTGCCCTCGCTGCGGTTGAGGGGCGACTACCTGGCCATCGTGACGCTGGGCTTCGGGGAGATCATCCGCGTGGCGGTGACGAACACCGAGGCCTTTGGCCGGGCGCTGGGCCTCAGTGGCATCCCCCAGACGTCCTCGGTGGCCATGGTGTGGTTCTGGGTCTTCCTGGTGGTGCTGGTGTCTCGCCGCATCGCGGGCTCCAGCCATGGCCGCAGTCTGTGGGCCATTCGCGAGGACGAGGTGGCCGCCGAGGCCATGGGCGTGAACACCACGGGCTACAAGGTTCGCGCCTTCGTGGTGTCCTCGTTCTTCGCCGGAGTGGCCGGAGGCCTGTTCGCCCACTTCGTGCCCATCATCAACCCGGGCTCCTTCACCTTCGTGAAGTCCATGGAGGTGGTGGTCATGGTGGTGCTGGGCGGATTGGGCTCCACCACGGGCGCCATCGTGTCGGCGATGGTCCTCACGCTGCTTCCCGAGGGGTTGCGCTCGGCCTTCAGCGCGCTCGCGCCCGAGGGCAACCTGGCGCAGCAGGTGGATCAGATCCGCATGCCCGTCTACGGCATGCTCCTGGTGGTGCTGATGCTGGCGCGTCCCCAGGGTTTGTTCGGGACGCGGGAGTTGTGGGAGGTCGTGCCGCGGTGGCTGACCCGTCGCCGGAAGGGGATGTGA
- a CDS encoding branched-chain amino acid ABC transporter permease → MSQLIQHLINGIASGTIYALIALGYTMVYGVLKLINFAHGDVMMVGVYMGYATAFALGREARGSVGGVLLIFLVAMGGCALLGFLIERFAYRPLREKPRLTALITAIGISFTLSYGFQLDIGFLPGSAPRAFPQIIKPSQWFTLGDPEFPDVVLWNWQVISLMVAVALMMGLQYLVFRTRFGRAMRAVSFDHRVAALMGIPTDRVISVTFMIGSALAAGAGLLYAIKDTSVSPLMGLYVGLKAFVAAVIGGIGNVPGAMVGGLLLGLVEEFVVGYAASTWRDAVAFGFLILVLLVRPGGLFGRVAAEKV, encoded by the coding sequence ATGTCACAACTCATCCAGCATCTCATCAACGGCATCGCCTCGGGCACCATCTACGCGCTGATCGCGCTGGGCTACACGATGGTGTACGGCGTGCTCAAGCTCATCAACTTCGCCCACGGCGACGTGATGATGGTCGGCGTGTACATGGGCTACGCGACGGCCTTCGCGCTCGGCCGCGAGGCGCGAGGCTCGGTGGGCGGCGTGCTGCTCATCTTCCTGGTGGCCATGGGCGGCTGCGCGTTGCTCGGCTTCCTCATCGAGCGCTTCGCCTACCGGCCGTTGCGCGAGAAGCCCCGGCTCACCGCGCTCATCACCGCCATCGGCATTTCGTTCACGCTGTCGTACGGCTTCCAACTGGACATCGGCTTCCTGCCGGGCTCGGCGCCGCGCGCCTTCCCGCAGATCATCAAGCCCTCCCAGTGGTTCACGCTCGGCGACCCCGAGTTCCCCGACGTGGTCCTGTGGAACTGGCAGGTCATCTCGCTCATGGTGGCGGTGGCGCTGATGATGGGGCTGCAGTACCTCGTCTTCCGCACGCGCTTTGGACGGGCGATGCGGGCGGTGTCCTTCGATCACCGGGTGGCGGCGCTCATGGGCATTCCCACGGACCGGGTCATCTCGGTGACGTTCATGATCGGCAGCGCGCTGGCGGCGGGGGCGGGTCTGCTCTACGCCATCAAGGACACGTCGGTGAGCCCGCTGATGGGCCTGTACGTGGGCCTCAAGGCCTTCGTGGCGGCGGTCATCGGTGGCATCGGCAATGTGCCGGGCGCCATGGTGGGAGGGCTGCTGCTGGGGCTCGTGGAGGAGTTCGTGGTGGGCTACGCGGCGAGCACCTGGCGTGACGCGGTGGCCTTCGGTTTCCTCATCCTCGTGCTGCTCGTGCGGCCCGGTGGCCTGTTCGGCCGGGTCGCGGCGGAGAAGGTCTGA
- a CDS encoding ABC transporter substrate-binding protein produces MRRLTPVLLAAIALFSAACEKKSQPTTSAEAPGGQAAQPATGGKPPSSDTLLLGEVVSLTGAQATFGVSTRNGVDLALNEVNAAGGVKGKKLAVRVLDDQSKPEEAAQAATRLITQDKVLVILGDVASSNSLAMADKAQAAGIPMITPASTNPAVTEKGDFIFRVCFIDPFQGFVMAKFAREHLKVERAAILQDNKSAYSIGLTEVFSQKFKELGGTLLATESYSQGDTDFRAQLTSIKKLKPQAIYVPGYYNDVGIIARQARELGLTVPMMGADGWDSEKLFELAGNALDGSYFSNHYSPANPEPRVQKFIADYKAAYGSVPDALAALGYDAARVAIAAIEKSKDLSGPSIRDAIAQTKDFPGVAGTITLDEKRNAVKSAVILKVGNGTTEFVTTVHP; encoded by the coding sequence ATGCGCCGTTTGACCCCGGTGTTGCTCGCTGCAATCGCCCTTTTCTCGGCCGCTTGCGAGAAGAAGTCCCAGCCCACGACCTCGGCAGAGGCGCCAGGAGGCCAGGCTGCCCAGCCGGCCACGGGAGGCAAGCCTCCCAGCTCGGACACCCTGCTGCTCGGCGAGGTCGTCAGTCTCACGGGCGCCCAGGCCACCTTCGGCGTGTCCACGCGCAATGGCGTGGACCTGGCGCTCAATGAGGTCAATGCCGCTGGCGGGGTGAAGGGCAAGAAGCTCGCGGTGCGCGTCCTGGACGACCAGAGCAAGCCCGAGGAGGCCGCTCAGGCCGCCACCCGCCTCATCACCCAGGACAAGGTGCTGGTGATTCTCGGCGACGTGGCGTCGTCCAACTCGCTGGCCATGGCGGACAAGGCGCAGGCGGCTGGGATCCCGATGATCACCCCCGCTTCCACCAACCCCGCCGTCACGGAGAAGGGCGACTTCATCTTCCGGGTGTGCTTCATCGATCCCTTCCAGGGCTTCGTGATGGCGAAGTTCGCGCGCGAGCACCTCAAGGTGGAGCGGGCGGCCATCCTCCAGGACAACAAGAGCGCCTACTCCATCGGGCTCACGGAGGTGTTCTCCCAGAAGTTCAAGGAGCTGGGCGGCACGCTGCTGGCCACCGAGAGCTACTCCCAGGGCGACACCGACTTCCGCGCGCAGCTCACCAGCATCAAGAAGCTCAAGCCGCAGGCCATCTACGTGCCGGGCTACTACAACGACGTGGGCATCATCGCCCGCCAGGCGCGCGAGCTGGGCCTGACGGTGCCGATGATGGGCGCGGACGGCTGGGACTCGGAGAAGCTGTTCGAGCTGGCCGGCAACGCGCTGGATGGCAGCTATTTCTCCAACCACTACTCGCCGGCCAACCCGGAGCCGCGCGTGCAGAAGTTCATCGCCGACTACAAGGCGGCGTACGGCTCCGTGCCGGACGCGCTGGCGGCGCTCGGCTATGACGCGGCCCGCGTGGCCATCGCCGCTATCGAGAAGAGCAAGGACCTGAGCGGTCCCTCCATTCGTGACGCCATCGCCCAGACGAAGGACTTCCCGGGAGTGGCGGGCACCATCACGCTGGACGAGAAGCGCAACGCCGTGAAGTCGGCCGTCATCCTCAAGGTCGGCAACGGCACGACCGAGTTCGTCACCACCGTCCATCCGTGA
- a CDS encoding serine/threonine-protein kinase, protein MASVEFPSLEAEVSFLRGLTAVTRIADEIIEDCLERGLDLDAAVDVYLTQCARLVNASAGFVGLRGSKGPVLTRVLGVLGVDVFEATGWSGCRPLPEGRMLFCAPLTLGRLELGTMGLVVAGRFDDGGALVMKLVAAMADQLDNAVLAFIALADGAHVLEKLDDLAPEEDPVTGTRARIGRYELVTPLGTGGMAQVLVARTRGPEGLGRLVALKRILPQLVSDPDMVKQFLDEARIGLRLSHSNLVTIHDFGESQGAYFLVMELVRGVDFDRLLKTLRPSAAVVSAVVVQALHGLHAAHLARGEDGRPLQLVHRDLSPHNLMVGFDGRVKVLDFGVAKARAQRTVTLPGIVKGKPLYMSPEQALGRRLDARSDLFAMGLILYEAFTGKRAFDRGDDVASMEAICDDRLSRPASIHPKLWGVLEQALAKRPEDRFAHAQQMAEALTEACPPARDGEVGQLVRTHFPERLQGFERLERVHLASGPPTSPTRATPVVPAKGPAR, encoded by the coding sequence ATGGCCTCCGTGGAATTCCCTTCCCTGGAAGCCGAGGTCTCGTTCCTGCGCGGCTTGACCGCCGTGACGCGCATCGCGGATGAAATCATCGAGGACTGCCTGGAGCGCGGGCTGGATCTCGATGCGGCGGTGGACGTCTACCTCACGCAGTGCGCCCGGCTGGTGAATGCCTCGGCGGGCTTCGTCGGCCTCCGGGGAAGCAAAGGCCCCGTGCTCACCCGGGTGTTGGGCGTGCTCGGCGTGGACGTCTTCGAGGCCACGGGCTGGTCGGGTTGCCGCCCCTTGCCCGAGGGCCGGATGCTCTTCTGCGCCCCCCTGACGCTCGGCCGGCTGGAACTGGGCACCATGGGGTTGGTGGTGGCGGGCCGCTTCGACGACGGCGGCGCCTTGGTGATGAAGCTGGTGGCCGCCATGGCGGATCAGCTCGACAACGCGGTGCTGGCCTTCATCGCCCTGGCGGACGGCGCTCACGTGTTGGAGAAGCTGGATGACCTGGCGCCCGAGGAGGATCCCGTCACGGGCACCCGTGCCCGGATCGGCCGCTACGAGCTGGTGACTCCCCTGGGAACCGGGGGCATGGCGCAGGTGTTGGTGGCGCGTACCCGCGGCCCCGAGGGGTTGGGCCGGCTGGTGGCGCTCAAGCGCATCCTGCCGCAGCTGGTGTCGGATCCGGACATGGTGAAGCAGTTCCTGGACGAGGCGCGGATTGGCCTGCGCTTGTCCCACTCCAACCTCGTCACCATCCACGATTTCGGCGAGTCCCAGGGGGCCTACTTCCTGGTGATGGAGCTGGTGCGCGGGGTGGACTTCGACCGGCTCCTCAAGACGTTGCGTCCGTCGGCGGCGGTGGTGTCGGCCGTCGTGGTGCAGGCCCTCCATGGGTTGCACGCGGCCCACCTCGCACGTGGCGAGGACGGACGTCCGCTGCAACTGGTGCATCGGGACCTGTCGCCGCACAACCTGATGGTGGGCTTCGACGGACGGGTGAAGGTGTTGGATTTCGGCGTGGCCAAGGCTCGAGCCCAGCGCACGGTGACCCTGCCGGGCATCGTGAAGGGCAAGCCGCTCTACATGTCTCCAGAGCAGGCGTTGGGGCGGCGGCTGGACGCGCGCAGTGATCTCTTCGCCATGGGTCTCATCCTCTACGAGGCGTTCACGGGCAAGCGCGCCTTCGATCGAGGCGATGACGTGGCTTCCATGGAGGCCATCTGCGATGACCGGCTGAGCCGGCCGGCCAGCATTCACCCGAAGTTGTGGGGAGTGCTCGAACAGGCGCTCGCGAAGCGCCCGGAGGACCGTTTCGCCCACGCCCAGCAGATGGCCGAGGCCCTGACGGAGGCGTGTCCCCCGGCACGTGATGGGGAAGTAGGGCAGCTCGTACGCACCCACTTCCCCGAACGGCTCCAGGGCTTCGAGCGTCTGGAGCGTGTCCACCTCGCTTCGGGGCCACCCACTTCACCGACCCGGGCGACTCCCGTGGTCCCCGCCAAGGGCCCGGCGCGCTGA
- the dnaK gene encoding molecular chaperone DnaK, whose product MGKVIGIDLGTTNSCVAVMEGGEPVVIPNSEGSRTTPSMVGFTESGERLVGQIAKRQAITNPENTVFAVKRLIGRKYDSPEARKAISVSPFRVVASPNGDAWVESRGKGYSPPEISAIVLMKMKQTAEDYLGEPVTEAVITVPAYFNDSQRQATKDAGRIAGLNVLRIINEPTAAALAYGLDKVGQASAERIAVYDLGGGTFDISILELNSGVFEVKSTNGDTFLGGEDFDQRLIDFLAKRFAEQNNGLDLRKDRMALQRLKEAAERAKHELSSATETEVNLPFITADATGPKHLTETVERTTFEALVSDLVERSIEPCRIALKDAGVPAQQIHQVLLVGGMTRMPAVQQKVKEFFGKEPHKGINPDEVVAVGAAIQGGVLKGEVKDVLLLDVTPLSLGVETAGGVFTKIIDKNTTIPCKKSQVFSTAVDNQPLVSVHVLQGEREMAVDNKTLARFELVGIPPAPRGVPQIEVSFDIDANGIVHVSAKDLGTGKVQQVRVVGNSGLTEAEIQAMIADASANQSSDKLKKEMAELRNNADSLIYTTEKSLEEYGNVLQEKDRTDIKADLDALKELLKGSDAAAVKEAYQKLETSAYRIADALYADQSKASS is encoded by the coding sequence ATGGGCAAGGTGATTGGAATCGACCTGGGGACGACGAACTCGTGCGTGGCCGTCATGGAAGGCGGCGAGCCGGTGGTCATCCCCAACAGCGAGGGCAGCCGTACCACTCCGTCGATGGTGGGCTTCACCGAGTCCGGTGAGCGTCTGGTGGGGCAGATCGCCAAGCGCCAGGCCATCACCAACCCGGAGAACACCGTCTTCGCCGTCAAGCGGCTCATCGGCCGCAAGTACGACTCGCCCGAGGCCCGCAAGGCCATCAGCGTGAGTCCCTTCCGCGTGGTGGCCAGCCCCAATGGCGACGCGTGGGTGGAGAGCCGGGGCAAGGGCTACAGCCCGCCGGAGATCAGCGCCATCGTGCTGATGAAGATGAAGCAGACGGCGGAGGACTACCTCGGCGAGCCCGTCACCGAGGCGGTCATCACCGTGCCGGCCTACTTCAACGACAGCCAGCGTCAGGCGACGAAGGACGCGGGCCGCATCGCCGGCCTCAACGTGCTGCGCATCATCAACGAGCCCACGGCCGCGGCGCTCGCCTATGGTCTGGACAAGGTGGGCCAGGCGAGCGCCGAGCGCATCGCCGTCTACGACCTGGGTGGCGGCACGTTCGATATCTCCATCCTGGAGCTCAACTCGGGCGTCTTCGAGGTCAAGAGCACCAACGGCGACACGTTCCTGGGCGGTGAGGACTTCGACCAGCGCCTCATCGACTTCCTGGCCAAGCGCTTCGCCGAGCAGAACAACGGCCTGGACTTGCGCAAGGATCGCATGGCGCTGCAGCGCCTGAAGGAAGCGGCCGAGCGCGCCAAGCACGAGCTGTCGAGCGCCACGGAGACGGAGGTCAACCTTCCGTTCATCACCGCGGACGCCACGGGTCCCAAGCACCTCACGGAGACGGTGGAGCGCACCACCTTCGAGGCGTTGGTGTCCGACCTGGTCGAGCGCTCCATCGAGCCGTGCCGCATCGCGCTCAAGGACGCGGGCGTGCCCGCGCAGCAGATCCACCAGGTGCTCCTGGTGGGCGGCATGACGCGCATGCCGGCGGTGCAGCAGAAGGTGAAGGAGTTCTTCGGCAAGGAGCCGCACAAGGGCATCAACCCGGACGAGGTCGTCGCCGTGGGCGCGGCCATCCAGGGCGGCGTGCTCAAGGGCGAGGTGAAGGACGTCCTCCTGCTGGACGTGACGCCCCTGTCGCTCGGCGTGGAGACCGCGGGTGGGGTCTTCACGAAGATCATCGACAAGAACACCACCATCCCCTGCAAGAAGAGCCAGGTGTTCTCCACGGCGGTGGACAACCAGCCGCTGGTGAGCGTGCACGTGCTCCAGGGCGAGCGCGAGATGGCGGTGGACAACAAGACGCTCGCGCGCTTCGAATTGGTGGGCATTCCCCCGGCGCCGCGCGGCGTGCCGCAGATCGAGGTCTCCTTCGACATCGACGCCAACGGCATCGTCCACGTGAGCGCCAAGGATCTGGGCACGGGCAAGGTCCAGCAGGTGCGCGTGGTGGGCAACTCGGGTCTGACCGAGGCGGAAATCCAGGCGATGATCGCCGACGCCAGCGCCAACCAGTCCAGCGACAAGCTCAAGAAGGAGATGGCCGAGCTGCGCAACAACGCCGACTCGCTCATCTACACGACGGAGAAGAGCCTCGAGGAGTACGGCAACGTCCTGCAGGAGAAGGACCGCACGGACATCAAGGCGGACCTGGACGCGCTCAAGGAATTGCTCAAGGGCTCGGACGCGGCGGCCGTGAAGGAGGCCTACCAGAAGCTGGAGACGAGCGCCTACCGCATCGCGGACGCGCTCTACGCGGACCAGTCCAAGGCGAGCTCCTGA